One window of the Nocardia terpenica genome contains the following:
- a CDS encoding 3-oxoacyl-ACP reductase, with translation MGEFEPNLSGRVAIVTGAGAGLGRAEALALARAGAAVVVNDLVDSEVAAATLAEIRALGAKAEFVPGSVAERATADRLIAVADEAFGGVDIVVNNAGIVRDRMLFNLSDDDWDAVIAVHLRGHFLLSRNAAAYWRGKSKQSGEPVYGRLINTSSEAGLLGPEGQPNYAAAKAGITALTLSAARGLARYGVRANAICPRARTAMTERVFAAAPGDGVDPLSPDHVARLVAYLASPAAEAISGQVFVVYGPMVALMAAPEVERRFDAAGAEWSNAELADALGNYFAERPSGRTFSAASLHNLG, from the coding sequence GTGGGTGAATTCGAACCGAACCTGTCCGGGCGAGTGGCGATTGTGACCGGCGCCGGTGCCGGGCTGGGGCGGGCCGAGGCGCTCGCGCTGGCCCGCGCCGGGGCCGCGGTGGTGGTCAACGATCTGGTCGACAGCGAGGTCGCCGCGGCGACGCTCGCCGAAATCCGGGCATTGGGCGCGAAGGCCGAATTCGTTCCCGGCAGCGTGGCCGAACGCGCCACCGCCGACCGCCTGATCGCGGTTGCCGACGAGGCGTTCGGCGGCGTCGACATCGTGGTGAACAACGCCGGAATTGTCCGGGACCGGATGCTTTTCAATCTCTCCGACGACGACTGGGACGCGGTGATCGCGGTTCATCTGCGCGGTCATTTCCTGTTGTCCCGCAATGCCGCCGCGTACTGGCGCGGCAAATCGAAACAATCGGGCGAACCGGTATACGGCCGATTGATCAATACCTCCTCGGAGGCGGGTCTGCTCGGTCCCGAGGGGCAGCCGAACTATGCGGCGGCCAAGGCCGGTATCACCGCGCTGACGCTGTCGGCGGCGCGCGGACTGGCCCGCTACGGCGTGCGGGCGAACGCGATCTGCCCGCGCGCCCGCACCGCCATGACCGAGCGGGTGTTCGCCGCGGCGCCCGGCGACGGCGTGGACCCGCTGTCGCCCGACCATGTCGCGCGCCTGGTCGCCTACCTGGCGAGCCCGGCCGCCGAGGCGATCTCCGGCCAGGTCTTCGTGGTCTACGGGCCGATGGTGGCGCTGATGGCCGCGCCGGAGGTGGAGCGGCGCTTCGACGCCGCCGGTGCGGAATGGTCGAATGCCGAACTGGCCGACGCGCTCGGAAATTACTTCGCCGAACGTCCTTCGGGTCGTACGTTTTCCGCGGCGTCGTTGCACAACCTCGGCTGA
- a CDS encoding MlaE family ABC transporter permease, with product MAFVIESRFPRTVRRVRRMSDSLDNVGRHALFYAQTLAAVPRALVHYRTETIRLIAEISMGTGALAVIGGTVVIVGFLTLFAGGTIAVQGYSSLGNIGVEALTGFFAAFINVRIAAPVISGIGLAATIGAGSTAQLGAMRVAEEIDALESMAIRPVPFLVGTRVLAGMIAIVPLYALAVIASFVASRFATVVIYGQSAGVYDHYFNTFLIPSDILWSFAQALFMALAVMMIHTYYGYHAAGGPVGVGVAVGNAVRASLVAVVSVTLLISLAIYGTSGNFHLSG from the coding sequence ATGGCTTTCGTGATCGAATCCCGGTTCCCGCGTACTGTTCGACGCGTGCGCCGGATGTCCGACTCGCTCGACAATGTCGGAAGACATGCCCTTTTCTATGCGCAGACGCTGGCCGCGGTGCCGCGGGCGCTGGTGCACTATCGCACCGAGACCATCCGGCTGATCGCCGAAATCAGCATGGGGACCGGCGCTTTGGCGGTCATCGGCGGCACCGTCGTGATCGTGGGCTTTCTGACGCTGTTCGCGGGCGGCACCATTGCCGTGCAGGGCTACAGCTCGCTGGGCAATATCGGCGTCGAGGCGCTCACCGGATTCTTCGCGGCCTTCATCAATGTGCGCATCGCCGCGCCCGTCATCTCCGGTATCGGCCTGGCCGCCACCATCGGCGCGGGTTCGACCGCGCAGCTGGGCGCGATGCGGGTGGCGGAGGAGATCGATGCGCTGGAGTCCATGGCGATTCGGCCGGTGCCGTTCCTGGTCGGGACGCGGGTGCTGGCGGGCATGATCGCGATCGTGCCGCTGTACGCGCTCGCGGTGATCGCGTCGTTCGTGGCCAGCCGGTTCGCGACCGTGGTGATCTACGGGCAGTCGGCGGGCGTGTACGACCACTATTTCAATACGTTCCTGATTCCCAGCGACATTCTGTGGTCGTTCGCGCAGGCACTGTTCATGGCCCTGGCGGTCATGATGATCCACACCTACTACGGCTATCACGCCGCGGGCGGACCGGTGGGTGTCGGCGTCGCGGTCGGTAATGCGGTGCGCGCGTCGCTGGTCGCGGTGGTGAGCGTGACGCTGCTGATCTCGCTGGCCATCTACGGCACCTCCGGCAACTTCCATCTCTCCGGGTAG
- a CDS encoding acyl-CoA dehydrogenase family protein encodes MRIAYSPEQERLRAELREYFAGLITPERRAALSAPTGDYGHGDVYREVVRDMGRDGWLALGWPKEFGGQDRPMLDQLIFTDEAAIAGAPVPFLTINSVAPTIMHYGSPEQKAHFLPKIAAGELHFSIGYSEPGAGTDLASLRTTAVRDGDDWIINGQKMWTSLIQYADYIWLAARTDPNAKKHKGISMFTVPTTATGFSWTPVHTMAGPDTSATYYQDVRVPGTALVGPENGGWPLVTNQLNHERVALTSAAPLALALSQTVDWARDNKDSTGARVIDAEWVRLNLARVHAKVEYLKLLNWEIATRADAGGDATPRPWDASTCKVLGTELATEAYRLLMEVLGPQAYLRQDSPGAALRGRLERMHRACLILTFGGGTNEVQRDIIAMTALKQPAAAR; translated from the coding sequence ATGCGGATTGCGTACAGCCCCGAGCAGGAGCGGCTGCGTGCCGAGCTGCGGGAGTATTTCGCCGGACTGATCACGCCGGAGCGGCGGGCGGCGCTGTCCGCCCCGACGGGCGACTACGGCCACGGCGACGTCTACCGCGAGGTCGTGCGGGACATGGGCCGCGACGGGTGGCTGGCGCTGGGCTGGCCGAAGGAGTTCGGCGGCCAGGACCGGCCGATGCTGGATCAGCTGATCTTCACCGACGAGGCCGCGATCGCCGGTGCGCCGGTGCCGTTCCTGACGATCAACTCGGTGGCGCCGACGATCATGCACTACGGCAGCCCCGAGCAGAAGGCGCACTTCCTGCCGAAGATCGCGGCGGGCGAGCTGCACTTCTCCATCGGCTACTCCGAACCGGGCGCGGGCACCGATCTGGCGTCGCTGCGCACCACCGCGGTGCGCGACGGGGACGACTGGATCATCAACGGCCAGAAGATGTGGACCAGCCTGATCCAGTACGCCGACTACATCTGGCTGGCCGCGCGCACCGATCCGAATGCCAAGAAGCACAAGGGCATCAGCATGTTCACCGTGCCGACCACGGCCACGGGCTTCTCCTGGACGCCGGTGCACACCATGGCCGGGCCGGACACCAGCGCCACCTACTACCAGGACGTGCGGGTGCCGGGCACGGCGCTGGTCGGACCGGAGAACGGCGGCTGGCCGCTGGTCACCAATCAGCTCAATCACGAACGGGTGGCGCTGACCTCGGCCGCTCCCCTGGCGCTGGCGCTGAGCCAGACGGTGGACTGGGCCCGCGACAACAAGGACTCCACCGGCGCCCGCGTGATCGACGCCGAGTGGGTGCGGCTGAACCTGGCCCGGGTGCATGCCAAGGTGGAGTATCTGAAGCTGCTCAACTGGGAGATCGCGACGAGGGCCGACGCGGGCGGCGACGCCACCCCTCGGCCCTGGGACGCCTCCACCTGCAAGGTGCTCGGCACGGAGCTGGCCACCGAGGCGTACCGGCTGCTGATGGAAGTGCTGGGGCCGCAGGCGTATCTGCGCCAGGACTCGCCGGGCGCGGCGCTGCGCGGGCGGCTCGAGCGCATGCACCGCGCCTGCCTGATCCTCACCTTCGGCGGCGGCACCAACGAGGTGCAGCGCGACATCATCGCCATGACCGCCCTGAAGCAGCCCGCCGCCGCGCGCTGA
- a CDS encoding AAA family ATPase, with amino-acid sequence MSETRSEPDRGGRFGAVYVITGVQAAGKSTVAQALAERLPRSAHISGDTFRRFMVGGRVEMSPDPSPEALRQLRLRYRLAARSADEYAGAGFTAIVQDVILGPELSYLIDRIHTRPLYVVVLAPRPEVVAQRESARAKTAYGSYTIADLDAILREDTPHLGLWLDSSDLTVEETVDRILAARPLHR; translated from the coding sequence GTGAGCGAGACCCGATCCGAACCCGATCGCGGCGGGCGCTTCGGCGCGGTGTACGTGATCACCGGCGTCCAGGCCGCCGGGAAATCCACCGTGGCGCAGGCGCTGGCCGAGCGGCTACCGCGCTCCGCCCACATCAGCGGCGACACCTTCCGGCGGTTCATGGTCGGCGGGCGCGTGGAGATGTCTCCCGACCCGAGCCCGGAGGCACTGCGGCAGTTGCGGCTTCGATACCGCCTCGCCGCCCGATCCGCCGACGAGTACGCCGGGGCCGGTTTCACCGCGATAGTCCAGGACGTGATCCTCGGCCCCGAACTGTCCTACCTGATCGACCGCATCCACACCCGCCCCCTCTACGTCGTGGTACTCGCTCCCCGCCCCGAAGTCGTCGCGCAACGAGAGTCCGCCCGCGCCAAAACCGCCTACGGCTCCTACACCATCGCCGACCTGGACGCGATCCTCCGCGAGGACACCCCACACCTCGGCCTATGGCTGGACTCTTCGGATCTCACCGTCGAGGAGACGGTGGACCGCATCCTCGCCGCCCGCCCCCTACACCGCTGA
- a CDS encoding MCE family protein, which yields MRLKPHASTVKLLIFTLVMVLVLAGLGIVFSQMRFARESGYHAVFTNSSGMLPGSKVRIAGVPVGSVRRVSVGRDHLAHVDFDVDRKYRILVSTRATIRYENLVGDRYLELLEGPGSAQALPAGGTIGVDRTKPALDLDLLLGGFKPLLRGLDPTQVNSLTNALLQVFQGQGGALVALLNSSGSFTKTLADRDALIGSVIENLKTVLGTIDDRNREFATTLDELQRLVSGLAADKDPIGAALPRLAGATGDLTDLLQQARPDLKQTFAQLGRLSQNLDDRSADVQWVLERLPDTYRKLVRVGSYGSFLNMYICGTNFLVQGPNGEPMHVNMPGMQTTGRCAP from the coding sequence ATGAGACTGAAACCGCACGCGAGCACGGTCAAGCTGCTGATCTTCACCCTGGTGATGGTGCTGGTCCTGGCCGGGCTGGGAATCGTGTTCAGCCAGATGCGTTTCGCCCGCGAGTCCGGGTACCACGCCGTCTTCACCAACTCCTCCGGCATGCTGCCCGGCTCCAAAGTGCGCATCGCCGGGGTGCCGGTGGGCTCGGTGCGGCGGGTGTCGGTGGGCCGCGACCATCTGGCGCACGTCGACTTCGACGTGGACCGTAAATACCGGATCCTGGTCAGCACCCGGGCCACCATCCGCTACGAGAACCTGGTCGGCGACCGGTATCTGGAGCTGCTGGAGGGGCCCGGCAGCGCGCAGGCGCTGCCCGCGGGCGGCACCATCGGCGTCGACCGGACCAAGCCCGCGCTCGATCTGGACCTGCTGCTGGGCGGCTTCAAACCGCTGCTGCGGGGCCTGGATCCGACGCAGGTCAACAGCCTGACCAATGCGCTGCTGCAGGTGTTCCAGGGCCAGGGCGGCGCGCTGGTGGCGCTGCTGAACAGCTCCGGGTCGTTCACCAAGACCCTCGCCGACCGGGATGCGTTGATCGGCAGCGTGATCGAGAACCTGAAGACCGTGCTGGGCACCATCGACGACCGCAACAGGGAGTTCGCGACCACGCTGGACGAATTGCAGCGGCTGGTGAGCGGCCTGGCGGCGGACAAGGATCCGATCGGCGCGGCGCTGCCCCGATTGGCGGGCGCGACGGGCGATCTCACCGATCTGCTGCAGCAGGCGCGGCCGGATCTGAAGCAGACCTTCGCCCAGCTGGGCCGCCTGTCGCAGAACCTCGACGACCGGTCCGCCGATGTGCAGTGGGTGCTGGAGCGGCTGCCCGACACCTACCGGAAGCTGGTCCGGGTCGGCTCCTACGGCTCGTTCCTGAACATGTACATCTGCGGAACCAACTTCCTGGTCCAGGGCCCGAACGGGGAGCCGATGCACGTGAACATGCCCGGTATGCAGACCACCGGAAGGTGCGCCCCCTGA
- a CDS encoding MCE family protein, with protein sequence MAANKLVEKDGAGRIFGAGAKVKLAGLALVLSLAAIVAVALTMFAGGFTTTEAVYIDAPRAGLVLDRDAKVKMRGVEIGKVTSISYTGSGARLALAIKPEQLRLVPANAGVDIGSTTVFGAKYVNFTVPQRPSAQALRPGAMLRAQQVTVEFNTLFQHLSDVLGKIAPEKLNATLTALGGALQGRGDELGKLLSDSDTYLRDLNPSLPDLQRDLRSATGVTNLYADATPDLLRTTGNAAVTSDTLVARQGNLDGVLANLIGLADTSGAVLRDNQQQLVTALDLLRPTATLLNEYSPALFCLVSGAANALPRGNEIFGGKGPYVTLNASFMPGGTPYQYPQDLPKVNATGGPHCEGVLDRVPNSHSNYLVTDTSQGEVWTPPLTTHLNGPRVFQLLFAGLPGVPAP encoded by the coding sequence ATGGCGGCAAACAAACTCGTCGAGAAGGACGGCGCGGGACGGATCTTCGGCGCGGGCGCGAAGGTGAAGCTGGCCGGGCTGGCGCTGGTGCTGAGCCTGGCGGCGATCGTCGCGGTGGCGCTGACCATGTTCGCCGGCGGCTTCACCACGACCGAGGCCGTGTACATCGACGCGCCGCGCGCGGGGCTGGTGCTCGATCGCGACGCCAAGGTGAAGATGCGCGGGGTGGAGATCGGCAAGGTCACCTCCATCTCCTACACCGGTTCCGGGGCGCGGCTGGCGCTGGCGATCAAACCCGAACAGCTGCGGCTGGTTCCGGCCAATGCGGGCGTGGACATCGGCTCCACCACCGTCTTCGGCGCCAAGTACGTCAATTTCACGGTGCCGCAGCGGCCTTCGGCCCAGGCGCTGCGGCCGGGCGCGATGCTGCGCGCCCAGCAGGTGACCGTCGAGTTCAACACGCTGTTCCAGCACCTGTCCGACGTGCTGGGCAAGATCGCGCCGGAGAAGCTGAACGCCACGCTGACCGCCCTCGGCGGCGCGCTGCAGGGCCGCGGCGACGAGCTCGGAAAGCTGTTGTCCGACAGCGACACCTACCTGCGCGACCTCAACCCGAGCCTGCCCGACCTGCAACGCGACCTGCGGTCCGCCACCGGCGTCACCAACCTCTACGCCGACGCCACCCCGGATCTGTTGCGCACCACCGGCAATGCGGCGGTCACCAGCGACACCCTGGTCGCGCGGCAGGGCAACCTGGACGGGGTGCTGGCGAACCTGATCGGGCTGGCCGACACCTCCGGGGCGGTGCTGCGCGACAACCAGCAGCAGCTGGTGACGGCGCTGGATCTGCTGCGGCCCACCGCGACCCTGCTCAACGAGTACAGCCCGGCGCTGTTCTGCCTCGTCAGCGGTGCGGCCAATGCGCTGCCGCGCGGTAACGAGATCTTCGGCGGCAAGGGGCCGTACGTGACGCTGAACGCCAGCTTCATGCCGGGCGGCACCCCGTACCAGTACCCGCAGGACCTGCCCAAGGTGAACGCCACCGGCGGCCCGCACTGCGAGGGCGTTCTCGACCGGGTGCCGAACAGCCACTCCAACTACCTGGTCACCGACACCTCCCAGGGCGAGGTGTGGACGCCGCCGCTGACCACACACCTCAACGGCCCCAGGGTGTTCCAGCTGCTGTTCGCCGGACTGCCGGGGGTGCCCGCGCCATGA
- a CDS encoding MlaE family ABC transporter permease, protein MNEVVAVPLRAVGGFFDLAAAVARELVRPPFQRREFIDQSWFVARVSIVPTLLVAIPFTVLVSFTLNILLREIGAADLSGAGAAFGAVTQVGPIVTVLIVAGAGATAVCADLGARTIREEIDAMRVLGIDPVHRLVVPRVLASTFVAAMLNGLVCTIGIVGGFLFSVFLQGVNPGAFVNGITLLTHLPELVISEVKAALFGLVAGLVACYLGLNVRGGPKSVGDAVNQTVVFSFMALFVVNVVVTAVGIKFTAR, encoded by the coding sequence ATGAACGAGGTCGTTGCCGTGCCGCTGCGGGCCGTCGGTGGCTTCTTCGACCTCGCCGCCGCGGTGGCGCGGGAGTTGGTCCGGCCGCCGTTCCAGCGCCGCGAATTCATCGACCAGTCCTGGTTCGTGGCGCGGGTTTCCATCGTGCCGACGCTGCTGGTCGCCATTCCGTTCACCGTGCTGGTCAGCTTCACGCTCAATATCCTGCTGCGCGAGATCGGCGCCGCCGACCTGTCCGGCGCGGGAGCGGCATTCGGCGCGGTGACCCAGGTCGGCCCGATCGTGACCGTGCTCATCGTGGCGGGCGCGGGCGCCACGGCGGTGTGTGCGGACCTGGGCGCCCGCACCATTCGCGAGGAGATCGACGCCATGCGGGTGCTCGGCATCGATCCCGTGCATCGGCTGGTGGTGCCGCGGGTGCTGGCGTCGACGTTCGTCGCGGCGATGCTCAACGGTCTGGTGTGCACGATCGGCATCGTCGGCGGCTTCCTGTTCTCGGTCTTCCTGCAGGGGGTGAATCCGGGGGCCTTCGTGAACGGGATCACGCTGCTGACCCATCTGCCGGAGCTGGTGATCTCCGAAGTAAAGGCCGCGCTGTTCGGTCTGGTCGCCGGTCTGGTGGCCTGCTACCTGGGCCTGAACGTGCGCGGCGGCCCGAAGAGCGTCGGCGACGCGGTCAATCAGACGGTGGTGTTCTCCTTCATGGCTTTGTTCGTGGTCAATGTTGTGGTCACCGCCGTTGGGATCAAGTTCACGGCTCGGTGA
- a CDS encoding aldo/keto reductase, with protein MTNPPPLRAPGGIAALGGRPVARIGFGAMQLAERPGRAATDRAAAVALLRRAVDLGVNHIDTAQFYGPGTCNELIRAALAPYPEELTLVTKVGATLRDSAIVAAQRPGELRAQVEANLATLGVEQVAVVNLRRLDASPGLRAEGDQLVDLDSQLAELISLRDAGKIGAIGLSQVDADRLRRALPAGIVCVQNAYSLLDRAAAPVLEVCRAHDIAWVPYFPLGSAFPGYPKVTDHPVVREIAARLDAAPVAVGLAWLLADYPHTLLIPGTSDPDHLAENMGAGAVRLAADDLAVLTGIGA; from the coding sequence ATGACAAACCCGCCACCCCTGCGCGCCCCCGGCGGAATCGCGGCCCTCGGCGGGCGACCGGTGGCCCGGATCGGCTTCGGCGCCATGCAACTCGCCGAACGGCCGGGCCGAGCGGCCACCGACCGCGCCGCGGCCGTCGCCCTGCTGCGCCGGGCCGTGGACCTCGGCGTGAACCACATCGATACCGCGCAGTTCTACGGCCCGGGCACCTGCAACGAGCTCATCCGCGCGGCGCTGGCGCCCTATCCGGAGGAGCTGACGCTGGTCACCAAGGTCGGTGCGACGCTTCGGGATTCGGCGATCGTCGCGGCGCAGCGGCCCGGGGAGCTGCGCGCGCAGGTCGAGGCGAACCTGGCCACCCTGGGGGTGGAGCAGGTGGCGGTGGTGAACCTGCGCCGCCTCGACGCCTCGCCGGGCCTGCGCGCCGAGGGCGACCAGCTCGTCGACCTGGACAGCCAACTGGCCGAACTGATCTCGCTGCGCGACGCGGGCAAGATCGGCGCGATCGGCCTCAGTCAGGTCGACGCCGACCGGCTCCGCCGCGCCCTGCCCGCGGGCATCGTCTGCGTCCAGAACGCCTACAGCCTGCTCGACCGCGCCGCCGCCCCGGTGCTGGAGGTCTGCCGCGCGCACGATATCGCGTGGGTTCCCTACTTCCCCTTGGGTTCCGCCTTCCCCGGCTACCCCAAGGTCACCGACCATCCCGTGGTCCGCGAGATCGCCGCGCGGCTGGATGCGGCCCCCGTCGCGGTCGGCCTGGCCTGGCTGCTGGCCGACTACCCGCACACGCTGCTGATCCCCGGCACCTCCGATCCGGATCATCTGGCGGAGAACATGGGTGCGGGCGCGGTCCGGCTCGCCGCCGACGACCTGGCCGTGCTGACCGGCATCGGCGCGTGA
- a CDS encoding MCE family protein: MNGSRLLHIGIIGVVLAVTISLSALQFGRLPFVRSGAEFTAYFADAGGLVPGDPVQVAGVRSGRVEQVRLAGAKVRVRFSLDESIVLGRKTSAAIKTNTVLGRKSLEVTPAGDGVIRRDDPIPLERTTSPYSLNEVLGDLATTVHGLDTDQVDKTLDALSQAFADTPGPLRQALDGVTALSRSLNARDKALIDLLSHAQNVTKVLSDRANQIDALLVDGNNLLGELDARRAALSQLIVYVNGLAQQLTGFVNDNEAQLKPTLEKLNSVLALLQKNKDNIGRALQALGPFEAALGEQVGSGPYFQAYVSNATSKGLQILVDAMVWPEHVPDSLRNFFLEPAPPSIGPATQEPPR, from the coding sequence ATGAACGGATCGCGCCTGCTTCATATCGGCATCATCGGAGTCGTTCTGGCGGTGACGATCTCGCTGTCGGCCCTGCAGTTCGGGCGGCTGCCGTTCGTGCGCTCCGGGGCCGAGTTCACCGCCTACTTCGCCGATGCCGGCGGCCTGGTCCCGGGCGATCCGGTGCAGGTGGCGGGGGTGCGCAGCGGCCGGGTGGAGCAGGTGCGGCTGGCCGGGGCGAAGGTGCGGGTGCGGTTCAGCCTGGACGAGTCGATCGTGCTGGGGCGCAAGACCTCCGCCGCCATCAAGACCAATACCGTGCTGGGCCGCAAGTCGCTCGAGGTGACCCCGGCCGGGGACGGCGTCATCCGCCGCGACGATCCGATTCCGCTGGAGCGCACCACCTCTCCGTACTCGCTCAACGAGGTGCTCGGCGATCTGGCCACCACCGTGCACGGCCTGGACACCGATCAGGTCGACAAGACTCTCGACGCGCTGTCGCAGGCGTTCGCCGACACCCCGGGCCCGCTGCGGCAGGCCCTCGACGGCGTCACCGCGCTCTCGCGCAGCCTGAACGCGCGCGACAAGGCGCTCATCGACCTGCTCTCGCACGCCCAGAACGTCACCAAGGTGCTGTCGGACCGGGCCAACCAGATCGACGCGCTGCTGGTCGACGGCAACAACCTGCTCGGCGAACTGGACGCCCGCCGCGCCGCGCTGAGCCAGCTGATCGTCTACGTCAACGGCCTGGCCCAGCAGCTCACCGGGTTCGTCAACGACAACGAGGCACAGCTGAAACCCACGCTGGAGAAGCTGAATTCGGTGCTGGCGCTGCTGCAGAAGAACAAGGACAATATCGGCCGCGCCCTGCAGGCCCTCGGACCCTTCGAGGCCGCGCTCGGTGAGCAGGTCGGCAGCGGCCCGTACTTCCAGGCGTACGTGTCGAACGCCACCAGCAAGGGGTTGCAGATCCTGGTCGACGCCATGGTGTGGCCGGAGCACGT
- a CDS encoding acyl-CoA dehydrogenase family protein, with translation MDFTLTEGQRDLARLTGEVCAKLVTADRLRELDRAAVRFDEQLWRSLAETGVLAAALPEAVGGSDLGPLEQTWVLRELGKYVAAVPYLWSIALGAGTLARVGSPEQRGLATKAAAGETILTVALSEERNWEPARPTTTATADGDGWTLTGTKTAVPFAAQASRILVPATVSGAAAVFLVDPARPGVRVRPQQVVDRGPEAELEFDRAPAELVGTVESGARLLDSLLSTAWLGLAAQQLGTLERALDLVAEYAREREQFGRKIGGFQAVAQRLADGYIDLQGLRLTVTQAAWRLSEGLPAAAEIHTAKFWAADAGHRLSHTVVHIHGGVGIDRDHIVHAYFTAAKHNEFALGGATDHLRAIGELLAEDASAV, from the coding sequence ATGGATTTCACTCTGACCGAGGGGCAGCGGGATCTGGCCCGCCTGACCGGCGAGGTGTGCGCGAAGCTGGTCACCGCGGATCGGCTGCGCGAACTCGACCGCGCGGCGGTGCGATTCGACGAGCAGCTGTGGCGCTCGCTGGCCGAGACCGGCGTGCTCGCCGCCGCGCTGCCGGAAGCGGTGGGCGGCAGCGATCTCGGGCCGCTGGAGCAGACCTGGGTGCTGCGCGAGCTGGGCAAGTACGTGGCCGCGGTGCCGTACCTGTGGTCGATCGCGCTGGGCGCGGGCACGCTGGCCCGCGTCGGGTCGCCCGAGCAGCGCGGACTGGCCACGAAAGCCGCTGCGGGCGAGACGATCCTGACCGTGGCGCTGTCCGAGGAGCGCAACTGGGAACCGGCCCGGCCGACCACCACGGCGACCGCGGACGGCGACGGCTGGACGCTGACCGGCACCAAGACCGCGGTCCCGTTCGCCGCGCAGGCGTCGCGAATCCTGGTGCCCGCCACGGTATCCGGCGCGGCGGCGGTGTTCCTGGTCGATCCGGCGCGGCCGGGCGTGCGGGTGCGCCCGCAGCAGGTGGTCGATCGCGGCCCGGAGGCCGAGCTCGAATTCGACCGTGCCCCGGCCGAATTGGTGGGCACCGTCGAATCCGGTGCGCGGCTGCTGGACTCGCTGCTGTCCACCGCCTGGCTCGGCCTGGCCGCCCAGCAGCTGGGCACCCTGGAGCGCGCCCTGGACCTGGTGGCCGAATACGCCCGCGAGCGTGAGCAGTTCGGCCGCAAGATCGGCGGCTTCCAGGCCGTCGCCCAGCGCCTCGCCGACGGCTACATCGACCTGCAGGGCCTGCGCCTCACCGTTACCCAGGCCGCCTGGCGCCTGTCCGAGGGCCTCCCCGCCGCCGCCGAGATCCACACCGCCAAGTTCTGGGCCGCCGACGCGGGCCACCGCCTGTCCCACACCGTCGTCCACATCCACGGCGGCGTGGGCATCGACCGCGACCACATAGTCCACGCCTACTTCACCGCCGCCAAACACAACGAATTCGCCCTGGGCGGAGCAACGGACCACCTCCGCGCCATAGGCGAGCTATTGGCCGAGGACGCCTCAGCGGTGTAG
- a CDS encoding TetR/AcrR family transcriptional regulator, translated as MVTSRKNTGAPKTAKPVRADAHRNRERLLEVARRVFATDGKVTLDSIAREAGVGIGTLYRHFPTREALIEAVYRAEIRRLCDSATELARTTRPADAALRAWMDRFADYIAAKREMADALRVAVASGAITREGVRAELSTAAQDLLDAGAADGTLRPDARAQDVVAALVGVFLACGPDQRAQADRLMCLLVDGLRPR; from the coding sequence TTGGTAACGAGCAGGAAGAACACCGGCGCACCGAAGACGGCCAAGCCGGTGCGCGCCGACGCGCACCGCAATCGCGAACGGCTGCTGGAGGTCGCCCGGCGCGTCTTCGCCACCGACGGCAAGGTCACGCTGGACTCGATCGCCCGCGAGGCGGGGGTGGGCATCGGCACCCTCTACCGCCACTTCCCCACCCGCGAGGCCCTGATCGAGGCGGTGTACCGGGCGGAGATCCGCAGGCTGTGCGACAGCGCCACCGAGCTGGCGCGGACCACCCGCCCGGCCGACGCCGCCCTGCGCGCCTGGATGGACCGATTCGCGGATTACATTGCCGCCAAACGCGAAATGGCGGATGCGCTGCGCGTCGCCGTCGCCTCCGGGGCGATCACCCGCGAGGGCGTCCGCGCCGAGTTGTCCACGGCCGCACAGGATCTGCTGGACGCCGGGGCCGCGGACGGCACGCTGCGCCCGGACGCCCGGGCCCAGGATGTGGTCGCCGCGCTGGTCGGGGTCTTCCTGGCCTGCGGTCCCGACCAACGCGCGCAGGCGGATCGGCTGATGTGCCTGCTGGTGGACGGGCTACGCCCGCGGTGA
- a CDS encoding ferredoxin has product MRIVVDHDQCEANGICVGIAPDVFELDDEDVLHLTVAQVPADRLADVETAVAQCPKAALRLE; this is encoded by the coding sequence ATGAGGATCGTTGTCGATCACGACCAGTGCGAGGCCAACGGAATCTGCGTCGGAATCGCCCCCGACGTCTTCGAACTCGACGACGAGGACGTCCTGCACCTCACCGTCGCGCAGGTGCCCGCCGACCGGCTCGCCGATGTCGAGACCGCCGTCGCGCAGTGCCCCAAGGCGGCGCTGCGGCTGGAGTGA